In the genome of Bacteroidales bacterium, one region contains:
- the nusG gene encoding transcription termination/antitermination factor NusG has translation MTTDTVKKWYVLRAVSGKEKKVKELIENEIARLNLQDYVSQVLIPMEKVYQIRKGKKVSKERSYYPGYVLVEAALVGEIPHILRNIPNVMGWLTGSRGDDPIPLRTEEVNRILGKVDNLMTSEEEISTPFFVGETVKVIDGPFNSFTGVIEEVNEEKKKLKVMVKIFGRKTPLELSFMQVEKE, from the coding sequence ATGACAACCGATACCGTCAAAAAATGGTATGTACTCAGGGCAGTCAGTGGTAAGGAGAAAAAGGTCAAGGAATTGATCGAAAATGAAATTGCCCGGCTGAACCTCCAGGATTATGTTTCCCAGGTGCTGATACCTATGGAAAAGGTCTATCAGATCCGGAAAGGGAAAAAAGTCAGCAAGGAACGGAGTTATTATCCGGGTTATGTTCTGGTTGAGGCAGCCCTGGTGGGTGAAATCCCCCACATACTTCGTAATATACCCAATGTGATGGGCTGGCTTACAGGTTCACGGGGAGATGATCCGATTCCCTTGCGTACCGAAGAGGTGAACCGCATCCTGGGCAAAGTTGACAACCTGATGACCAGTGAGGAAGAAATCAGTACCCCCTTCTTTGTTGGTGAAACAGTTAAGGTAATCGACGGACCGTTTAACAGCTTTACAGGTGTTATTGAAGAAGTTAATGAGGAAAAAAAGAAGCTGAAAGTAATGGTGAAAATCTTTGGACGGAAAACACCTCTGGAACTGAGTTTTATGCAGGTTGAAAAAGAATGA
- the secE gene encoding preprotein translocase subunit SecE yields the protein MKTYLEESYKELVHKVTWPTWSELQNSALVVMVASLIIAIIVLVMDISFKNLMKLIYDIII from the coding sequence CTGAAAACATACCTCGAGGAATCGTACAAGGAACTGGTTCACAAAGTTACCTGGCCCACATGGTCAGAACTTCAGAACAGTGCCCTTGTGGTTATGGTCGCCTCGCTGATCATTGCCATCATCGTTCTTGTTATGGACATCTCCTTCAAGAACCTGATGAAACTGATCTATGATATCATTATTTAA